The following are from one region of the Melaminivora suipulveris genome:
- a CDS encoding branched-chain amino acid ABC transporter substrate-binding protein, giving the protein MLLTAASTLAGHAQPIAASGPIRLALVESLSGSFANTGEAVFRNIAWAVERVNSRGGVRLPAAAGGARLLQLARYDSKGSSEEALSALRAAIDDGARVILQGNSSAIASVLIEAINKHNQREPDKRVLLLNYSAVEPSLTNERCSFWHFRFDAHADMRMTALMDVLREDRRLSQVYLIGQDYSFGQAVLREARRQLASQRPDVAVVGEELHPVGRVKDFAPYAVKIKASGAQAVITGNWGNDLTLLVKAAREVGYDGMFYTFYGNALGAPAALGDAGVGKVVAVADWLPNLPTAGSEAFYKSFRQRFPDPRDDYVHMRMQLMVEALAQAMERAASLDAVAVARALEAADVTLAGQSGRMRAEDHQFQQQLVVGVMDRVGAPGVQFDVEGSGYGFRVVRQIAADQARMPSSCRMQRP; this is encoded by the coding sequence ATGCTTCTGACCGCCGCCTCCACATTGGCGGGGCATGCACAACCCATTGCCGCCAGCGGCCCGATCCGCCTGGCTCTGGTGGAAAGCCTCTCCGGCAGCTTCGCCAACACCGGCGAGGCTGTCTTTCGCAACATCGCCTGGGCGGTGGAGCGCGTGAATTCGCGCGGCGGGGTGCGCCTGCCGGCTGCAGCGGGAGGCGCGCGGCTGCTGCAATTGGCGCGCTACGACAGCAAGGGCAGCAGCGAGGAGGCCTTGTCGGCGCTGCGCGCGGCCATCGACGACGGCGCGCGCGTGATCCTGCAGGGCAACTCCTCGGCCATTGCCTCCGTGCTGATCGAGGCCATCAACAAGCACAACCAGCGCGAGCCCGACAAGCGCGTGCTGCTGCTGAATTACTCCGCCGTTGAGCCCAGCCTGACCAACGAGCGCTGCAGTTTCTGGCACTTCCGCTTCGACGCCCACGCCGACATGCGCATGACGGCGCTGATGGATGTGCTGCGCGAGGACCGCCGGCTGTCGCAGGTCTACCTGATCGGGCAGGACTACAGCTTCGGCCAGGCCGTGCTGCGCGAGGCACGGCGCCAGCTTGCCAGCCAGCGGCCGGACGTGGCGGTGGTCGGCGAGGAGCTGCACCCGGTGGGCCGCGTCAAGGATTTCGCGCCCTATGCCGTGAAGATCAAGGCCAGCGGCGCGCAGGCCGTCATCACTGGCAACTGGGGCAACGATCTGACGCTGCTGGTCAAGGCTGCGCGCGAGGTGGGCTATGACGGCATGTTCTACACCTTCTACGGCAACGCCCTGGGCGCGCCGGCGGCGCTGGGCGATGCGGGCGTGGGCAAGGTGGTGGCCGTGGCCGACTGGCTGCCCAATCTGCCCACCGCCGGCAGTGAAGCTTTCTACAAGTCCTTTCGCCAGCGCTTTCCCGATCCGCGCGACGACTACGTGCACATGCGCATGCAGCTCATGGTCGAGGCGCTGGCCCAGGCCATGGAGCGCGCGGCCAGCCTGGACGCCGTGGCTGTGGCAAGGGCGCTGGAGGCGGCCGACGTCACCCTGGCCGGCCAGAGTGGGCGCATGCGCGCCGAGGACCACCAGTTCCAGCAGCAGCTGGTGGTGGGCGTGATGGACCGCGTTGGCGCGCCCGGCGTGCAGTTCGACGTGGAAGGCTCGGGCTACGGCTTTCGCGTGGTGCGCCAGATCGCCGCCGACCAGGCGCGCATGCCCAGCAGCTG
- a CDS encoding DUF2242 domain-containing protein: protein MPCLNRFFLSLCQRAAPAVAVALLAACSSLPESVPGLERAPVGFTPNDFDNTSMYTRHIQASQEGTCEAARRALLSQGYVVHSATQELVAARKFYQPSPETHYTVEMRVVCAAEGSHDERASAFASAVQDRYVVKKVNNSASLGVGGIGSVSLPFSATEDTLVKVGSETISDPQFYGRFFQLFERYVPVLPAGSGASAAQARLVPLQEREAVEPAQR from the coding sequence ATGCCCTGCCTGAACCGCTTTTTTCTCTCGCTCTGCCAGCGCGCGGCGCCCGCCGTCGCCGTGGCCCTGCTGGCTGCCTGCTCATCCCTGCCCGAGAGCGTTCCGGGGTTGGAGCGCGCGCCCGTGGGCTTCACGCCCAACGATTTCGACAACACCAGCATGTACACGCGCCACATCCAGGCCTCGCAGGAGGGCACCTGCGAGGCGGCGCGGCGCGCTCTGCTGAGCCAGGGCTATGTGGTGCACTCGGCCACGCAGGAGCTGGTGGCGGCCCGCAAGTTCTACCAGCCCAGCCCGGAGACGCACTACACGGTGGAGATGCGTGTGGTCTGCGCGGCCGAGGGCAGCCATGACGAGCGCGCCTCGGCCTTCGCCAGCGCCGTGCAGGACCGCTATGTGGTCAAGAAGGTCAACAACTCGGCCTCGCTGGGCGTGGGCGGGATCGGCTCGGTGTCGCTGCCCTTCAGCGCAACCGAGGACACCCTGGTCAAGGTCGGCAGCGAGACCATCAGCGACCCGCAGTTCTACGGGCGCTTTTTTCAGTTGTTCGAGCGCTATGTGCCGGTACTGCCCGCTGGCAGCGGCGCGTCGGCTGCGCAGGCACGCCTGGTGCCGCTGCAAGAGCGGGAAGCTGTAGAGCCCGCGCAGCGTTGA
- a CDS encoding Hsp20/alpha crystallin family protein, whose amino-acid sequence MIFAPVLRRTTIVNPRAADLALQRFLQGAMHSAGAQIQQDDKTITLALDVPGLTREQLAVTIEGAQVRVASVDGAPRQVSRAWEFAQDIDATASSARLENGVLTLILAKVLPESRSATLAIQ is encoded by the coding sequence ATGATTTTCGCACCCGTATTGCGCCGTACCACCATCGTCAACCCGCGCGCCGCCGATCTGGCGCTGCAGCGCTTCCTGCAGGGCGCCATGCACAGCGCCGGCGCGCAGATCCAGCAGGACGACAAGACCATCACCCTGGCGCTGGACGTGCCCGGCCTGACGCGCGAGCAGCTGGCCGTCACCATCGAAGGCGCGCAGGTCCGCGTGGCAAGCGTCGACGGCGCGCCGCGCCAGGTCAGCCGCGCCTGGGAGTTCGCCCAGGACATCGACGCCACCGCCAGCTCGGCGCGCCTGGAAAACGGCGTGCTGACGCTCATCCTGGCCAAGGTGCTGCCCGAGAGCCGCAGCGCCACGCTGGCCATCCAGTAA